In a genomic window of Struthio camelus isolate bStrCam1 chromosome 20, bStrCam1.hap1, whole genome shotgun sequence:
- the GTF3C5 gene encoding general transcription factor 3C polypeptide 5 isoform X1, producing the protein MARWEILCFALCCYLGVAWAATLGVVHTEGGFVEGENKKLGLLGNYIDIFRGIPFAAPTKILEDPQPHPGWEGTLKAKDFKNRCMQVTLPQTDVRGSLDCLYLNIWIPQGRKEVSTNLPVMVWIYGGAFLLGGSQGANFLDNYLYDGEEIAVRGNVIVVTFNYRLGPLGFLSTGDENAPGNYGLKDQHMAIAWVKRNIRAFGGDPENITIFGESAGAVSVSLQTLSPHNKGLFKRAISQSGVGLCSWAIQKNPLAWAQKIAQNVGCPTDNTTVLANCLRVSDPKALTLAYHLELINLPSPVVHQLALTPVVDGDFLPDVPENLFANAADIDYIAGVNNMDGHIFAGIDIPAINRPLVKVTADEVYKLIQGLTLEKGLRGANATYALYTQVWGDNPDQEVVKRTVVDVATDYIFLIPTQWSLKLHQHNARSAKTYSYVFSQPSRMPIYPSWTGADHADDLQYVFGKPFSTPLGYLPKHRTVSKAMIAYWTNFARTGDPNKGYSEVPINWLPYTLENSYYLEINNNMDYNSVKQNLRSPYVNFWYSVYQNLPQAVNVSLE; encoded by the exons ATGGCTCGCTGGGAGATCCTGTGCTTTGCCTTGTGCTGCTACCTCGGGGTAGCATGGGCTGCAACG CTGGGTGTGGTGCACACCGAAGGAGGTTTTGTGGAAGGTGAGAATAAAAAACTGGGACTCCTTGGGAACTACATTGATATCTTCAGAGGGATCCCCTTTGCTGCCCCTACGAAGATTCTGGAAGACCCCCAACCCCATCCTGGCTGGGAAG GAACACTGAAagcaaaagatttcaaaaatcGCTGCATGCAGGTGACGCTCCCACAAACTGATGTCCGTGGGAGCCTGGACTGTCTCTATCTGAACATCTGGATCCCTCAAGGGAGGAAAGAAG TCTCCACCAACTTGCCGGTGATGGTCTGGATCTACGGCGGCGCGTTCCTTCTAGGAGGTAGCCAGGGAGCCAACTTCCTTGATAACTACCTCTACGATGGCGAGGAGATCGCTGTGCGGGGCAACGTGATTGTGGTCACCTTCAACTACCGCTTGGGGCCCCTGGGCTTCCTGAGCACGGGTGACGAGAATGCACCAG GGAACTACGGGCTGAAGGACCAGCACATGGCAATTGCCTGGGTGAAGAGGAATATAAGGGCCTTCGGGGGTGACCCAGAAAACATCACAATCTTTGGAGAATCCGCTGGTGCTGTCAGCGTCTCCCTGCAG ACGCTGTCCCCACACAACAAGGGCCTGTTCAAAAGAGCCATCAGTCAGAGCGGAGTTGGTCTCTGCAGCTGGGCCATCCAGAAAAACCCTCTCGCCTGGGCTCAAAAG ATTGCACAGAATGTGGGCTGCCCCACAGACAACACAACAGTCCTGGCCAACTGCCTGCGAGTCTCAGACCCCAAAGCTTTGACGCTGGCCTACCACCTGGAGCTGATCAACCTGCCCT CTCCAGTTGTACATCAGCTTGCCCTCACCCCTGTAGTTGATGGAGACTTCCTCCCAGACGTGCCAGAGAACCTTTTTGCCAATGCTGCTGACATTGACTATATCGCGGGGGTCAACAACATGGATGGGCACATCTTTGCTGGGATCGACATACCTGCTATCAACCGCCCGCTTGTGAAAGTCACTGC GGATGAGGTCTATAAATTGATCCAAGGACTTACTCTGGAGAAGGGCTTGAGAGGAGCCAACGCAACATATGCTCTCTACACTCAGGTGTGGGGTGACAACCCTGACCAAGAGGTTGTGAAGAGGACGGTGGTAGATGTGGCTACTGACTACATCTTCTTGATTCCCACGCAGTGGAGCCTGAAGCTGCACCAGCACAATGCCCG GAGTGCCAAGACGTACAGCTACGTGTTCTCTCAGCCATCCCGAATGCCCATCTACCCAAGCTGGACAGGGGCAGACCATGCTGATGACCTGCAGTATGTGTTTGGGAAACCCTTCTCCACCCCACTGGGCTACCTACCTAAGCACAGGACTGTCTCCAAAGCCATGATTGCTTATTGGACCAATTTTGCCAGAACAGG tgATCCTAACAAAGGGTATTCAGAGGTACCCATTAATTGGCTGCCCTATACCCTCGAGAATAGTTACTACCTGGAAATCAACAACAATATGGACTACAATTCAGTGAAGCAGAATCTGAGATCCCCATACGTGAACTTCTGGTATTCCGTCTATCAAAATCTGCCCCAGGCTGTTAACGTTTCCCTGGAATAG
- the GTF3C5 gene encoding general transcription factor 3C polypeptide 5 isoform X3, with protein MLLKVRRRTKKKKQKQLDTEKQIEPEVKFEMEVVGTVTTVYKFQGMSDFQYLAMHSGPDGKQTSMYDKVLMLKPEKEEFFNRELPLYIPPPIFSRLDTPVDYFYRPDIQHRDGYNNPQVSGENLIGLSRARRPHNAIFVNFDDEEIPTKPLDAAVQTWKKVCTNPVDKKVEEELRKLFEVRPIWSRNAVKANISVHPDKLKLLLPYLAYYMLTGPWRSLWVRFGYDPRKHPEAKIYQVLDFRIRCGMKYGYAPNDMPVKAKRSTYNYSLPITVKKPVSHTVSIHDLKQGLGTSGASTSKKPASSRYKLKESIYIFREGALPPYRQMFYQLCDLNVESLQKIIRRNDGAESECTERDGWCLPKTSDDLRDTMSLMIKQIIRSTRPALFSSTTSSEDGKEQLTYESGEDEDDEEEEEEDFKPSDGSENEMETEILDYV; from the exons ATGCTGCTCAAGGTGAGGAGGAGGACcaagaagaagaagcagaagcagctggacactgaaaaacaaattgaGCCCGAAGTCAAATTTGAAATGGAAGTTGTGGGGACTGTCACCACTGTTTACAAATTTCAAG gAATGTCTGATTTCCAGTACCTGGCAATGCACTCCGGACCTGATGGCAAACAAACCTCCATGTATGACAAAGTCCTAATGCTCAAACCAGAGAAAGAAGAATTCTTCAATAGAGAGTTACCTCTCTACATCCCTCCGCCAATTTTCTCACGTCTGGACACTCCTGTTGACTATTTTTATCGGCCAGATATACAACACCG GGATGGATACAACAATCCTCAGGTGTCTGGTGAGAACCTGATTGGCCTGAGCAGAGCCCGTCGCCCACACAACGCTATCTTTGTGAACTTTGATGATGAAGAAATCCCAACTAAACCACTGGATGCTGCTGTACAGACCTGGAAGAAAGTGTGCACTAATCCTGTGGATaaaaaggtggaggaagagcTGCGTAAG ctttttgAAGTCCGTCCTATCTGGTCTCGGAACGCAGTAAAGGCCAATATCAGTGTTCATCCAGACAAGCTGAAACTTCTGTTGCCATATTTGGCCTATTACATG CTAACAGGTCCCTGGAGAAGCTTATGGGTTAGGTTTGGGTATGACCCCAGAAAACACCCTGAAGCAAAAATTTATCAAGTGCTGGACTTCCGAATTCGCTGTGGAATGAAATACG GTTATGCCCCTAATGATATGCCAGTGAAAGCAAAACGCAGCACGTATAACTACAGTCTACCCATCACTGTCAAAAAGCCAG TAAGCCATACAGTCAGTATACATGATCTGAAACAAGGGCTTGGTACTTCTGGGGCATCCACTTCAAAaaagcctgcctccagcaggtACAAGCTGAAG gAATCTATCTACATTTTCCGAGAAGGAGCCTTACCACCTTATCGGCAGATGTTCTACCAGCTCTGTGACTTGAACGTGGAAAG cTTACAGAAAATCATCCGTCGGAATGATGGTGCAGAATCAGAATGCACAGAGCGGGATGGGTGGTGCCTTCCAAAGACTAGTGATGATCTGCGAGATACCATGTCTCTGATGATAAAGCAGATAATCAGATCCACAAGACCTG CTCTTTTCTCAAGTACAACAAGCAGTGAAGATGGCAAAGAGCAGCTGACATATGAGTCTGGAGAGGATGAggatgatgaggaggaggaggaagaggacttCAAGCCTTCTGACGGGagtgaaaatgaaatggaaacagaaattCTGGACTATGTATGA
- the GTF3C5 gene encoding general transcription factor 3C polypeptide 5 isoform X2 — MAAGGRRWGEVGSAVLELPRSPRLVCVEYPGLVRDVGAVLRTLGGEQGVSRDPYCHPVCANRFPTSTMLLKVRRRTKKKKQKQLDTEKQIEPEVKFEMEVVGTVTTVYKFQGMSDFQYLAMHSGPDGKQTSMYDKVLMLKPEKEEFFNRELPLYIPPPIFSRLDTPVDYFYRPDIQHRDGYNNPQVSGENLIGLSRARRPHNAIFVNFDDEEIPTKPLDAAVQTWKKVCTNPVDKKVEEELRKLFEVRPIWSRNAVKANISVHPDKLKLLLPYLAYYMLTGPWRSLWVRFGYDPRKHPEAKIYQVLDFRIRCGMKYGYAPNDMPVKAKRSTYNYSLPITVKKPVSHTVSIHDLKQGLGTSGASTSKKPASSRYKLKESIYIFREGALPPYRQMFYQLCDLNVESLQKIIRRNDGAESECTERDGWCLPKTSDDLRDTMSLMIKQIIRSTRPALFSSTTSSEDGKEQLTYESGEDEDDEEEEEEDFKPSDGSENEMETEILDYV, encoded by the exons atggcggccggcggccggcggtGGGGCGAGGTGGGCTCGGCGGTGCTGGAGCTGCCCCGCTCGCCGCGGCTGGTGTGCGTGGAGTACCCGGGGCTGGTGCGGGACGTCGGCGCCGTGCTGCGGACgctgggaggagagcagggggTGTCGCGG GATCCCTACTGCCATCCCGTATGCGCCAACCGCTTCCCCACCTCCACCATGCTGCTCAAGGTGAGGAGGAGGACcaagaagaagaagcagaagcagctggacactgaaaaacaaattgaGCCCGAAGTCAAATTTGAAATGGAAGTTGTGGGGACTGTCACCACTGTTTACAAATTTCAAG gAATGTCTGATTTCCAGTACCTGGCAATGCACTCCGGACCTGATGGCAAACAAACCTCCATGTATGACAAAGTCCTAATGCTCAAACCAGAGAAAGAAGAATTCTTCAATAGAGAGTTACCTCTCTACATCCCTCCGCCAATTTTCTCACGTCTGGACACTCCTGTTGACTATTTTTATCGGCCAGATATACAACACCG GGATGGATACAACAATCCTCAGGTGTCTGGTGAGAACCTGATTGGCCTGAGCAGAGCCCGTCGCCCACACAACGCTATCTTTGTGAACTTTGATGATGAAGAAATCCCAACTAAACCACTGGATGCTGCTGTACAGACCTGGAAGAAAGTGTGCACTAATCCTGTGGATaaaaaggtggaggaagagcTGCGTAAG ctttttgAAGTCCGTCCTATCTGGTCTCGGAACGCAGTAAAGGCCAATATCAGTGTTCATCCAGACAAGCTGAAACTTCTGTTGCCATATTTGGCCTATTACATG CTAACAGGTCCCTGGAGAAGCTTATGGGTTAGGTTTGGGTATGACCCCAGAAAACACCCTGAAGCAAAAATTTATCAAGTGCTGGACTTCCGAATTCGCTGTGGAATGAAATACG GTTATGCCCCTAATGATATGCCAGTGAAAGCAAAACGCAGCACGTATAACTACAGTCTACCCATCACTGTCAAAAAGCCAG TAAGCCATACAGTCAGTATACATGATCTGAAACAAGGGCTTGGTACTTCTGGGGCATCCACTTCAAAaaagcctgcctccagcaggtACAAGCTGAAG gAATCTATCTACATTTTCCGAGAAGGAGCCTTACCACCTTATCGGCAGATGTTCTACCAGCTCTGTGACTTGAACGTGGAAAG cTTACAGAAAATCATCCGTCGGAATGATGGTGCAGAATCAGAATGCACAGAGCGGGATGGGTGGTGCCTTCCAAAGACTAGTGATGATCTGCGAGATACCATGTCTCTGATGATAAAGCAGATAATCAGATCCACAAGACCTG CTCTTTTCTCAAGTACAACAAGCAGTGAAGATGGCAAAGAGCAGCTGACATATGAGTCTGGAGAGGATGAggatgatgaggaggaggaggaagaggacttCAAGCCTTCTGACGGGagtgaaaatgaaatggaaacagaaattCTGGACTATGTATGA